Proteins encoded together in one Terriglobia bacterium window:
- a CDS encoding PAS domain S-box protein, producing MTSKVVDITGHAILNDTALLLSSIVESSDDAIISKDMEGTIQSWNKGAERIYGYSSPEIIGQPISNLLPPDHTNEFPEIMATLRRGERIDHFETERVRKDGRRIFLSLSISPIKDPAGTIVGACTVARDITERKRAQEELMNSEERLGILFEFAPDAYYLHDLQGNFVGGNRAAESLIGYPREELIGKNFLTLNLLSPEQIGTALLGLKTSAQGMSFGPEELTLTRKDGTQVIAEMRTFPIKIQGQELVLGIARDVTERKRTEKALRESERRLSTLISNLPGIAFRSKNDHAGSMEFISDGCLDLTGYTPLDLIQNPQFGFNNVINDEDQNRRRSDIQVALREKTPYKLPYRIRTAQDQTKWVWEHGRGVYSEHGELLAVEGFITDVSDQVRTEQEREVIFEISEGINQTANLDELLRRIHHSLRKVVYADNFHIALYNKEKGHIEFPYFVDQYVARRGPAEVGRSRTAYVFRTGRPILMTEQVFQKLIQEGQVGSVETLPSVWVGVPLRTLKETIGVLVVQHYSDPKAYTQRDLEFLTSVGNQIALAIERKRSDEELLLQKTRFQSLFENAPVGIVMLDEQDRILRINRAFEKTFAFSIDEIHGKFINAVIVPPDLRAEADNISTKNLNGIAVEMETVRQRKDGGRVPVHLFGVTLTATEGQIANFGIYADLTESKQLTDRLRQAQKMEAVGRLAGGIAHDFNNLLGVIIGYSELLSQQVDPTIPMYTHITEIRKAGDRAAALTRQLLAFSRKQMLQPVVLSLNKVVEDMNKMLRRLIGEHIQLDTRLDSKLAQTKADLGQVEQIIMNLAVNARDAMPNGGTLTLETANVELGEDFVSANPGAVKGLYVMMGLSDTGVGMDTEVQSHLFEPFFTTKAEGKGTGLGLATVYGIVKQSNGYIWVQSRLGIGTTFRIYLPRELEGGVNSDSSRDSQQEKVPGGSETILVVEDASPLRKLLREILEGHGYAVLEAGDPEEALKLVEQHRGPIPLLLSDVVMPGMGGPLLAEKLRPRRPEMKVLYISGYTEDAISHHGVLRPGVSLLQKPFTQKSLLNKVREVLAAPTSDPASPDRGPTP from the coding sequence ATGACCAGCAAAGTGGTTGATATTACAGGACATGCGATCTTAAATGACACTGCGCTCTTGCTCAGTTCAATCGTGGAATCCTCCGATGATGCCATCATCAGCAAGGATATGGAGGGGACCATTCAAAGCTGGAACAAGGGGGCAGAACGCATTTATGGCTACTCCTCCCCGGAGATTATTGGCCAACCCATTTCGAACCTGCTTCCGCCCGACCATACTAACGAGTTTCCGGAGATCATGGCGACCCTTCGACGCGGAGAAAGGATCGACCATTTCGAGACCGAGCGGGTGAGGAAGGACGGCCGCCGGATCTTCCTCTCGCTCTCGATTTCGCCGATCAAAGATCCAGCGGGCACCATCGTAGGGGCTTGCACGGTCGCCCGTGACATCACGGAGCGCAAGCGGGCCCAAGAGGAACTCATGAATTCGGAGGAACGCCTGGGAATCCTCTTTGAATTCGCGCCCGACGCCTATTATCTGCACGATCTGCAAGGGAATTTCGTGGGCGGGAACAGAGCGGCGGAATCCCTGATCGGCTACCCCAGAGAAGAGCTCATCGGAAAGAATTTCTTGACCTTGAATCTGCTCTCACCGGAGCAAATCGGAACGGCTCTCCTGGGCTTGAAGACGAGCGCCCAGGGAATGTCTTTCGGACCTGAGGAACTCACTCTGACCCGGAAGGACGGGACTCAAGTCATCGCGGAGATGAGGACGTTCCCCATTAAGATCCAAGGACAGGAACTGGTTCTGGGGATTGCCCGCGATGTCACGGAGCGCAAGCGGACCGAGAAAGCACTCCGCGAAAGCGAGCGCCGTCTTTCCACGTTGATCTCAAATCTTCCCGGCATCGCGTTCCGGAGCAAGAACGATCACGCCGGGTCCATGGAATTCATCAGCGACGGCTGTCTGGATTTGACCGGCTACACCCCCCTGGACCTCATTCAAAACCCTCAATTCGGCTTTAATAATGTCATCAACGATGAGGACCAGAATCGACGCCGGAGTGACATCCAGGTCGCTCTGCGAGAGAAAACTCCCTACAAGCTTCCGTATCGCATCCGGACGGCACAAGACCAGACCAAGTGGGTGTGGGAACATGGCCGAGGGGTCTACTCCGAACACGGCGAGTTGCTGGCGGTGGAAGGATTCATCACCGATGTCTCCGACCAGGTGCGGACGGAACAAGAGCGAGAAGTCATCTTTGAAATCAGTGAGGGGATCAATCAGACCGCGAACCTGGACGAGTTGCTCCGTCGCATTCATCATTCGCTGCGAAAAGTGGTTTACGCGGACAATTTTCATATCGCGCTCTACAACAAGGAAAAGGGGCACATTGAATTCCCCTACTTTGTGGACCAGTACGTTGCGCGCCGCGGGCCCGCCGAGGTGGGCCGGAGCAGAACGGCGTATGTGTTCCGGACCGGCCGACCGATACTGATGACGGAGCAGGTCTTCCAGAAACTGATTCAGGAAGGTCAGGTCGGAAGCGTCGAGACCCTTCCGTCCGTCTGGGTGGGGGTTCCCCTCAGGACCCTCAAGGAAACGATCGGCGTCCTGGTCGTCCAACATTACTCCGATCCCAAGGCCTACACCCAGAGGGACCTGGAATTCCTGACGTCGGTGGGAAACCAGATTGCCCTGGCAATCGAGCGGAAGCGGTCAGACGAGGAACTGCTCCTTCAAAAGACCCGGTTTCAGTCTCTGTTTGAAAACGCCCCGGTGGGAATTGTCATGTTGGACGAGCAGGACAGGATCCTGCGAATCAACCGGGCTTTCGAAAAGACGTTTGCTTTCTCCATCGATGAAATTCACGGAAAATTCATCAATGCGGTCATCGTGCCTCCCGATTTGCGCGCCGAGGCCGACAATATCTCCACGAAGAACCTGAACGGGATCGCCGTTGAAATGGAAACGGTCCGGCAACGAAAGGATGGTGGTCGAGTTCCGGTCCATCTCTTTGGAGTCACCCTCACGGCCACGGAGGGACAAATCGCAAATTTTGGCATTTATGCGGACCTGACAGAGTCCAAGCAACTCACCGATCGGCTTCGGCAAGCCCAGAAAATGGAGGCGGTCGGCCGGCTCGCGGGTGGCATCGCCCATGACTTCAATAATCTCCTGGGAGTGATCATCGGATATAGTGAACTGCTGTCTCAACAGGTGGACCCCACCATCCCGATGTACACTCATATTACCGAGATAAGGAAGGCGGGAGATCGGGCGGCGGCGCTGACCCGGCAGCTCCTCGCCTTCAGCCGCAAACAGATGTTGCAACCGGTCGTTTTGAGTTTGAACAAGGTGGTGGAGGACATGAACAAGATGCTTCGCCGCTTGATTGGCGAACACATACAGCTCGACACAAGGCTCGATTCAAAACTTGCGCAAACCAAGGCCGATCTAGGGCAGGTCGAACAGATTATTATGAATCTGGCCGTCAATGCCCGTGACGCCATGCCAAATGGCGGGACCCTCACCCTGGAGACCGCTAACGTCGAACTCGGTGAAGACTTCGTCAGCGCCAATCCGGGTGCAGTCAAAGGCCTCTATGTCATGATGGGATTGTCCGATACCGGAGTCGGGATGGACACAGAAGTTCAGTCTCACCTTTTCGAACCCTTTTTTACCACCAAGGCGGAAGGCAAGGGGACGGGGTTGGGACTGGCCACCGTCTACGGCATTGTCAAACAGAGTAATGGTTACATCTGGGTCCAGAGCCGGCTGGGCATCGGGACAACCTTCCGAATCTACCTCCCCCGCGAGTTAGAGGGAGGAGTGAATTCCGACTCAAGCCGGGACTCACAGCAGGAGAAGGTGCCCGGCGGATCCGAGACCATCCTGGTAGTGGAGGACGCTTCTCCGCTCCGCAAATTGTTACGCGAGATTCTGGAAGGCCACGGTTACGCAGTGCTCGAAGCGGGGGATCCGGAAGAGGCGCTCAAGCTCGTCGAACAGCATCGGGGCCCCATCCCTCTTCTACTTTCGGATGTGGTCATGCCCGGGATGGGCGGTCCATTGCTCGCCGAAAAGCTCCGTCCGAGACGACCGGAGATGAAAGTGCTTTATATCTCCGGATACACCGAAGATGCCATCTCGCATCACGGTGTGCTCCGGCCTGGAGTGTCCCTTCTCCAAAAGCCGTTCACCCAGAAGTCGCTCCTCAACAAGGTTCGTGAAGTCCTTGCGGCACCAACCAGCGACCCAGCTAGTCCCGATCGAGGTCCAACGCCATAA
- a CDS encoding ABC transporter ATP-binding protein, which translates to MLEVSNLVKRFNRIPAVDGVSFTIHRGEILGYLGPNGAGKSTTVKMLVGLMEPTEGRILFHGEDVRHNRIEFQRRLGYVPEEPNLYPHLTGREYLQLIGRLRGIARRALEPRIDKMLRLFSLWEDRYSPLASYSKGMRQKILLSAALLHDPDVLILDEPFSGLDVNTALVLRALLRALADEGKMILYSSHMLEVVEKVCSSVVILRDGKVVADGAIQHLRALMQQPSLEGIFTQLTEQEDPGRVVKDILAAMRS; encoded by the coding sequence ATGCTTGAAGTCTCCAATCTAGTCAAACGATTCAATCGCATTCCGGCGGTCGATGGCGTGAGCTTCACGATTCACCGGGGTGAAATCCTTGGCTATCTCGGGCCCAACGGCGCCGGGAAAAGCACGACGGTGAAAATGCTGGTGGGACTCATGGAGCCCACCGAGGGGAGAATTCTCTTCCACGGTGAAGACGTCCGCCACAACAGGATTGAATTCCAGCGCCGGTTGGGTTACGTCCCCGAGGAACCAAACCTGTATCCGCATCTCACCGGCCGGGAATACCTGCAATTGATCGGCCGCCTGCGGGGGATTGCGCGGAGAGCGCTGGAGCCTCGAATCGATAAGATGCTCCGCTTGTTTTCGCTCTGGGAGGACCGCTATTCGCCTCTGGCCTCTTACTCCAAGGGGATGCGTCAAAAGATCCTTCTTTCGGCGGCATTGCTGCATGACCCCGATGTGCTGATCCTGGACGAGCCGTTTTCGGGACTGGACGTCAACACCGCCCTGGTGCTGCGCGCCTTGCTCCGGGCGCTGGCGGATGAAGGCAAGATGATCCTCTACAGCTCGCACATGCTGGAAGTGGTCGAAAAGGTGTGTTCCTCGGTGGTGATTTTGCGCGATGGGAAGGTGGTGGCCGACGGCGCCATCCAACATCTCCGCGCCCTGATGCAGCAGCCCTCGCTCGAAGGGATCTTCACGCAGCTTACCGAACAGGAAGACCCGGGGCGTGTCGTGAAGGATATTCTGGCGGCGATGCGATCTTGA
- a CDS encoding M20/M25/M40 family metallo-hydrolase: MKNTVPPPKPYGSLFSFATVFVICWSFTSFAQPGPRTTSYTYPPQLMNELKQVQQAALKSDYAYAQLRHLTNNIGPRLTGSPQAQQAVEYVASEMRRLGLDVQLEKLTVPHWVRGQETGELVQFPGQAPDTVQKIVLTALGGSVATPAEGVTAEVVVVNDFDELNALGREKVSGKIVLFNKRFDKQMAAEGYGGPAYGQSVVYRGLGASAAARLGAVAALNRSPGGGDYRLAHTGAMRYAADAPKIPAAAVTSEDADLIADLVAQGPVRLHMTLTPQTLPDAVSYNVIGDLKGSEHPEQVIIVSGHLDSWDLATGAIDDAAGVAVALQTAQLLRQLRLRPKRTIRIVAWMNEENGLVGGRTYAKDYAGDLANHIAAIESDLGAGHPLGFNVNANPKALPMLRPVSQVLESSGATLMNPSDETGSDISPLESAGVPAFGLFQDSRTYFNYHHTAADTLDKVVPSELAENAAAMAVLAYAIASLPDPLPR, from the coding sequence ATGAAAAACACTGTTCCGCCACCCAAACCCTACGGATCCCTCTTTTCTTTTGCTACCGTATTCGTTATTTGTTGGAGCTTCACCTCTTTTGCACAACCAGGCCCCAGGACCACAAGTTATACCTATCCCCCGCAGCTCATGAATGAATTGAAACAGGTCCAGCAGGCGGCCCTTAAGAGCGATTATGCTTATGCTCAACTCCGTCACCTGACCAACAACATTGGCCCGCGGCTGACCGGTTCGCCGCAGGCCCAGCAGGCTGTGGAGTACGTGGCTTCCGAGATGCGCCGGCTTGGACTGGATGTCCAACTCGAGAAATTGACGGTGCCCCACTGGGTGCGCGGCCAGGAAACCGGCGAGTTGGTTCAATTCCCGGGCCAGGCGCCGGATACAGTGCAGAAAATCGTCTTGACGGCCCTGGGAGGGAGCGTGGCAACCCCGGCAGAAGGAGTGACCGCGGAGGTTGTCGTGGTCAATGACTTCGACGAACTCAATGCCCTGGGCCGCGAGAAGGTGTCCGGAAAGATCGTTCTCTTCAACAAGCGATTCGACAAGCAGATGGCGGCAGAAGGCTACGGAGGGCCCGCCTACGGTCAATCGGTCGTTTACCGGGGTCTCGGCGCGAGCGCGGCAGCAAGGCTGGGCGCCGTGGCCGCATTGAACCGGTCTCCAGGAGGCGGTGATTATCGCCTGGCACACACCGGCGCCATGCGTTATGCCGCAGATGCACCCAAGATCCCGGCTGCGGCCGTCACCTCCGAGGACGCCGATCTGATTGCCGATCTCGTCGCCCAAGGACCCGTGCGCCTTCATATGACCCTGACGCCTCAGACCTTGCCGGATGCGGTCAGCTATAACGTCATCGGCGACCTCAAAGGAAGCGAACATCCCGAGCAGGTGATCATCGTGTCGGGTCACCTTGATTCGTGGGACCTCGCCACCGGGGCGATCGATGATGCCGCGGGAGTGGCCGTCGCCCTGCAAACCGCGCAGCTGCTCCGCCAGCTCCGTCTCCGCCCCAAGCGAACCATTCGGATCGTTGCGTGGATGAACGAGGAAAATGGATTAGTCGGGGGGAGGACCTATGCCAAAGATTACGCCGGAGACCTCGCCAATCATATCGCTGCCATCGAGAGTGATCTGGGCGCTGGCCACCCCCTCGGATTCAATGTCAATGCAAACCCCAAAGCATTGCCGATGTTGAGGCCGGTCTCCCAGGTTCTCGAGAGTTCTGGCGCAACCTTGATGAACCCCTCCGATGAGACCGGGTCGGACATTTCTCCGCTCGAATCGGCAGGGGTGCCCGCGTTCGGCCTGTTTCAAGACAGCCGCACCTACTTCAACTATCATCATACGGCCGCTGATACGCTGGATAAGGTGGTTCCCTCTGAGCTGGCCGAAAACGCGGCGGCGATGGCGGTGCTGGCCTATGCGATCGCAAGTCTTCCGGACCCGCTGCCACGCTGA
- a CDS encoding succinylglutamate desuccinylase/aspartoacylase family protein — translation MKRSSILAIVLLIVFGSLLIAQDHATFKVGTATAARGQKTSGVIEVPAGVDAALSIPVVVVHGAKPGPVLALVAGAHGTEYASIIALEKLIEKLNPAEISGTVIIVPLVNIQSFEKKVPHVNPVDGKSMNRFYPGKADGTQTERASFQITKQVVEPCDYLIDLHGGDLDESLRPYSYWVRTDDEKLNAISRELTMAFGLDHIIITQDRPKDPNASVYLDSTAALRGKPSVTVEAGHAGTVEPEDVNALVHGCLNVMRYLKMAPGTATRIDRPVWIMRINPVTSEQTGIFYPLVKRGTYVAEGMRIGYVTDYVGKVIFEVHAPSTGVLLYICAVPSMKKGDTIAYIGGLAR, via the coding sequence ATGAAACGCTCTTCCATCTTAGCCATCGTTCTTCTGATTGTTTTTGGAAGTCTATTGATCGCACAGGATCACGCGACGTTCAAAGTGGGTACGGCGACCGCGGCCCGGGGGCAGAAAACCAGCGGGGTGATCGAAGTGCCTGCGGGTGTTGATGCGGCCTTGAGTATCCCGGTTGTGGTGGTGCATGGCGCGAAGCCCGGGCCCGTTCTCGCGCTGGTCGCAGGGGCCCATGGAACGGAATATGCCTCCATCATTGCGCTCGAAAAGCTGATCGAAAAATTGAATCCCGCGGAGATTTCCGGGACGGTCATCATTGTCCCGCTCGTCAACATTCAATCCTTCGAGAAAAAGGTGCCCCACGTCAATCCGGTGGACGGAAAGAGCATGAACCGGTTCTATCCGGGCAAGGCAGACGGCACGCAGACCGAGCGGGCATCCTTCCAGATTACAAAACAGGTCGTGGAACCATGCGATTATCTTATCGATCTGCATGGGGGCGATCTGGACGAGAGCCTGCGGCCTTACAGCTACTGGGTCCGGACCGACGACGAAAAGCTGAATGCCATCTCCCGTGAGTTGACGATGGCGTTTGGATTGGACCACATCATCATTACCCAGGACCGCCCCAAGGACCCTAATGCCTCGGTCTATCTCGACAGCACGGCCGCCCTGCGCGGAAAGCCCTCGGTCACCGTGGAGGCGGGGCATGCCGGCACTGTCGAACCGGAGGATGTGAACGCCCTGGTTCACGGCTGTTTGAACGTCATGCGGTATCTGAAGATGGCCCCGGGGACGGCCACGAGGATCGACCGTCCGGTCTGGATCATGAGGATCAATCCGGTGACCAGCGAGCAGACCGGGATTTTTTATCCGCTCGTCAAGCGCGGAACCTACGTGGCGGAAGGCATGAGGATCGGTTACGTCACCGACTATGTCGGGAAGGTGATCTTCGAAGTCCATGCCCCGTCAACGGGGGTCCTCCTTTATATCTGCGCCGTGCCTTCGATGAAAAAAGGCGACACGATTGCGTATATCGGGGGACTGGCAAGATAG
- a CDS encoding VOC family protein has product MTTFSTTFGLSQISQISINVHDVKKAIEFYRDMLGMRFLFEVPNMAFFDCGGVRLMLTLPGKPEFDHPGSILYYKVEDIQAAFDTLSSRGVHFEATPHRAAQLADHDLWLAFLRDVDNNLLALMSEVRR; this is encoded by the coding sequence ATGACGACCTTCTCTACAACCTTCGGACTGTCCCAAATCAGTCAGATTTCAATCAACGTTCACGACGTCAAGAAGGCCATCGAATTCTATCGTGACATGCTCGGCATGAGGTTTCTGTTTGAAGTCCCGAACATGGCGTTCTTTGACTGCGGCGGCGTCCGGCTGATGCTGACCCTCCCCGGGAAACCCGAGTTCGATCACCCCGGCTCTATCCTCTATTACAAGGTCGAAGATATCCAGGCCGCGTTCGATACACTTTCCTCGCGCGGGGTACATTTTGAAGCCACACCACATCGCGCGGCACAGTTGGCAGATCATGACTTATGGTTGGCTTTCCTGCGGGATGTCGACAATAATCTCCTGGCACTGATGAGCGAAGTTCGGCGATAA
- a CDS encoding transglycosylase domain-containing protein → MGLFREVSISLATRQVAKAKERVRENKLLTLGVVVLGVIGVVIVYYAVVTVVAYEVTPQLYADYVASHRMPLRLESLPPRDVEILLAVEDPNFMNHHGIDLSTPGAGYTTITQGLAKQVYFVHFRSGIAKVKQSLYAMVLDRLVTKQDQLKLFINTVYMGTLAGKPVNGLSDAARVYFGKDFGALTEDQYIALVAMIVGPDGYSVVRFPARNAERVRRIKKLLRGECKPSGLADVYYEGCK, encoded by the coding sequence ATGGGATTATTTCGCGAAGTCTCAATTTCCTTAGCAACCCGGCAGGTAGCAAAAGCAAAAGAGAGGGTCCGAGAGAACAAACTTCTAACCCTCGGTGTCGTGGTGCTGGGCGTCATTGGGGTGGTTATCGTTTATTATGCGGTGGTGACGGTGGTGGCGTACGAGGTGACCCCCCAACTCTACGCCGACTATGTGGCTTCCCACAGGATGCCGCTCCGGCTGGAGTCCCTTCCTCCGCGGGATGTTGAAATCCTGCTGGCGGTTGAGGATCCCAACTTCATGAATCACCATGGTATCGATCTGTCGACTCCCGGCGCCGGCTACACCACCATTACCCAGGGGCTGGCAAAACAGGTTTACTTCGTCCATTTCCGCTCCGGTATCGCGAAGGTCAAGCAGTCGCTCTACGCTATGGTCCTGGATCGGCTCGTGACCAAGCAGGATCAACTCAAACTCTTCATCAATACCGTGTACATGGGGACTTTGGCTGGAAAACCGGTCAATGGCCTCTCGGATGCCGCGCGTGTTTACTTTGGGAAGGATTTTGGCGCGTTGACCGAAGACCAGTATATTGCGCTGGTGGCGATGATTGTAGGGCCGGACGGCTACAGCGTCGTCCGGTTCCCCGCCCGCAACGCGGAACGGGTCCGGAGGATCAAGAAATTGTTGCGGGGTGAATGCAAACCGTCCGGTCTGGCGGATGTGTATTACGAAGGCTGCAAGTAG
- a CDS encoding TonB-dependent receptor: MKKRRFRHLAPLACALLLCALLSSGVIFAQSPEAALSGTVSDESGARIPSAVVSIRGVDSTYNRQTKTDPAGAFRIEPIPPGRYQLKVAARGFAEATYEINIHVSSIPTLSVTLRPEALKQSVSVVGEEYSLTSQPIETTSSIEKTTVSARDLTALPLAHRSFANIAYLSPMTQPVEPSDPTKARITAVSFAGSSGLNVDLSVDGGDNNDDYIGGFLQNYSPDAIQDFAIRTAQFDADTSRTNGGSVIIATRRGTEQWHGSLGFYERSRSLNARNDLDNPEPNPKQPFSRQNGVATLGGPLRKGRLWMFSSLEYIHENASVAYSADSLIEFRALAALANGGLVPGVSSIGVPSSVLVPFRDTLFSTRVDWSSSDRSQWFFRGSLDRSLVQNDLVQQAALPSTGATTRSNYFSFLVSNQYQFPSNWTAVLTVEASEFHHTKERNSPLGLALAFPFSASFHTTSGFETFGDNQFVTPITAFPVQRDQQKYQLRYDLHYSAGKHSLSLGTNLIHEPVLRGRLADDPELLVEFPNDPSFYLSNLAQFSSDFLAGSTEIPGGNGNFSQSIRRLGVYGQDSWRVRPHLTLNFGLRYDTTFGLFRAEGRLQDQNPAVATLNALGVPLSPGIPHDYRRALAPRLGLAYSPGSSSRTVIRAGVGLYYNDLSQNGWVNAFQAVNAPLTGRLEPGDQGAVIDPQYHTPYALEASAGIEHAFHKNWRLNVQYEHHQGVHQYRRYEYVGGFTLPEDAPNISLFRTDNRSRYDGVSFMVQHRMSSRFELTAHYTLASASTWGATVGELFDYVNGVSDVRNAFGPGDHGPSGEDVRHRLVIAGALRLPLKLEVTTLSQFESARPFTLATPVDLNGDGLDSNDRAVVNGVQTTLDQFRGAPFAQIDLRVSREFTLGERVAVHPFVEFFNLLNRTNPGNNFVSDLSALPIPANQLGNATALCANAACTATRPITSLNDLRVPAGALGDFFGPGTTVGIPFAAQLGIRLTF, encoded by the coding sequence ATGAAAAAAAGACGATTTCGGCATTTAGCCCCGCTGGCATGCGCACTGCTCCTCTGTGCGCTTCTGTCTTCGGGGGTGATCTTTGCGCAGAGTCCCGAGGCGGCCCTGTCGGGGACCGTGTCTGACGAGAGCGGGGCACGCATTCCCTCCGCAGTCGTTTCGATCCGGGGCGTGGACTCGACATACAATCGTCAAACAAAGACCGATCCGGCGGGGGCCTTTCGAATCGAGCCCATCCCTCCGGGGAGGTATCAACTCAAGGTCGCGGCGCGCGGATTCGCGGAAGCTACGTATGAAATCAACATACACGTGAGCTCCATCCCCACCCTTTCGGTCACGCTTAGGCCGGAGGCTCTCAAACAGTCTGTCTCCGTCGTGGGAGAGGAGTACTCCCTGACTTCGCAACCGATCGAGACCACCAGCAGCATCGAGAAGACCACGGTTTCAGCCCGCGACCTGACGGCCCTTCCCCTCGCGCATCGCAGCTTTGCCAACATCGCTTATTTGAGCCCCATGACTCAGCCGGTAGAACCTTCCGATCCCACCAAAGCACGCATCACCGCAGTCTCGTTTGCGGGGAGCTCAGGGTTGAACGTCGACTTGTCCGTTGACGGTGGGGACAACAACGATGATTATATCGGTGGGTTCCTGCAAAACTATTCCCCCGATGCCATCCAGGATTTTGCGATCCGAACGGCCCAGTTCGATGCCGACACCTCGAGGACCAACGGCGGTTCCGTCATCATCGCCACTCGCCGAGGCACCGAACAGTGGCATGGGAGTCTCGGGTTTTATGAGCGCAGCCGCTCTCTGAATGCGCGCAATGATCTCGACAATCCTGAGCCGAATCCCAAGCAGCCTTTCTCGAGACAGAATGGTGTCGCCACCCTTGGAGGTCCCCTTCGAAAAGGACGGCTGTGGATGTTCTCATCCCTGGAATACATCCACGAAAACGCAAGCGTCGCCTACAGTGCGGACAGCTTGATTGAATTCAGGGCTCTGGCCGCGCTGGCGAACGGGGGGCTAGTCCCGGGGGTGAGTTCCATCGGCGTTCCTTCCTCGGTCCTGGTGCCATTTCGGGACACGCTCTTTTCGACACGGGTAGATTGGTCTTCCTCAGACCGCTCACAATGGTTCTTCCGCGGCTCGCTGGACCGGAGCCTTGTGCAGAACGATCTGGTTCAGCAGGCCGCTCTACCCTCCACAGGGGCCACCACCCGTTCCAACTATTTCAGTTTTCTGGTCAGCAATCAGTATCAGTTCCCATCGAACTGGACCGCGGTCCTTACCGTGGAAGCCAGCGAATTCCATCACACCAAGGAGAGAAACTCGCCACTGGGCCTTGCCCTGGCGTTCCCATTCAGCGCGAGCTTTCACACCACGTCCGGGTTCGAGACCTTTGGTGACAATCAGTTTGTTACTCCCATCACCGCGTTTCCCGTTCAGCGCGACCAGCAGAAGTACCAACTGCGGTATGACCTCCATTACTCGGCCGGCAAGCACTCCCTTTCATTGGGAACAAACTTGATCCACGAGCCCGTCTTAAGGGGAAGGCTCGCCGATGATCCGGAACTTCTGGTGGAGTTTCCCAACGATCCGAGCTTCTATCTCTCCAACCTGGCGCAATTCTCTTCCGATTTCCTGGCGGGGAGCACAGAAATTCCCGGCGGCAATGGGAATTTTTCACAGAGCATTCGCAGGTTGGGAGTCTACGGGCAGGATTCCTGGCGTGTTCGGCCTCATCTGACGTTGAATTTTGGGCTCCGATACGACACGACCTTCGGGCTCTTTCGAGCTGAGGGACGTCTGCAGGACCAAAATCCGGCGGTCGCCACCCTGAACGCCCTCGGAGTCCCGCTCTCGCCGGGCATTCCCCATGACTATCGCCGGGCCCTGGCGCCGCGGCTGGGATTGGCATACTCTCCCGGGAGTTCATCCAGGACGGTGATTCGGGCCGGGGTGGGTTTGTATTACAACGACCTGAGTCAAAACGGTTGGGTGAATGCCTTTCAGGCGGTGAACGCTCCCTTGACGGGCCGACTGGAGCCGGGAGACCAGGGCGCGGTCATTGATCCGCAATATCACACCCCCTATGCCTTGGAAGCCAGTGCCGGCATCGAGCATGCTTTCCACAAGAATTGGCGTTTAAATGTCCAATACGAACATCACCAGGGAGTCCACCAGTACCGTCGGTACGAGTACGTCGGGGGATTCACGCTTCCCGAAGATGCGCCCAACATCTCGCTGTTCAGGACCGACAATCGGTCCCGCTATGATGGGGTCTCGTTCATGGTGCAGCACCGCATGTCCAGCCGGTTCGAATTGACCGCTCATTACACCCTTGCCAGTGCATCCACATGGGGAGCAACCGTCGGTGAGCTGTTTGACTACGTCAACGGGGTCAGCGATGTGCGAAATGCTTTCGGCCCGGGAGACCATGGTCCTTCAGGCGAAGATGTGCGGCATCGCCTGGTGATTGCCGGGGCGCTGAGATTGCCTCTTAAGCTCGAAGTCACCACTCTCTCCCAATTTGAGAGTGCGCGTCCGTTCACCCTGGCCACGCCGGTGGATTTGAACGGGGATGGACTCGATTCCAATGACCGGGCGGTCGTGAACGGAGTCCAGACCACGCTCGACCAGTTTCGAGGAGCCCCGTTTGCGCAGATCGATCTTCGGGTGAGCCGGGAATTTACCCTGGGCGAGCGTGTTGCGGTCCACCCGTTCGTGGAGTTTTTTAACCTCCTCAACCGCACCAATCCCGGAAACAACTTTGTGTCGGATCTCTCCGCCCTGCCCATCCCGGCAAATCAACTCGGCAACGCCACGGCTCTTTGCGCGAATGCCGCATGCACGGCCACCCGGCCCATTACCAGTCTCAACGATCTGAGGGTCCCCGCAGGGGCCCTGGGTGATTTCTTCGGACCCGGCACCACTGTTGGCATCCCCTTTGCTGCCCAACTTGGAATCCGGCTGACGTTCTGA